The following are encoded together in the Mesoterricola sediminis genome:
- a CDS encoding DUF116 domain-containing protein encodes MGPSAPSSGNRRLFIAVRRGVPLGLAALLLIFSLLEPVSTRSFQGWMVLGAALLFGEAWPTFKRGRTYLKARPAIVRWDGGWVYALRPLFRRLGLEEAWILGFCDWNNLKVAEAFRERKARKALVLLPHCIQMARCKADVVTDLSTCYACGLCAVGDLLPLRLQQGWDVRLSNRSHKAYRDARAFGPDLIVAVSCSDRLLKGIVKLPEVPCYVIPLALPHGMCVDTSFSVPDLMTAMAGLVEPRTAPDGGRVLPLRQEGIA; translated from the coding sequence ATGGGTCCGTCCGCGCCGTCCTCCGGAAACCGCCGCCTCTTCATCGCGGTCCGGCGGGGCGTGCCGCTGGGCCTCGCGGCCCTCCTGCTGATCTTCTCCCTCCTGGAACCCGTCAGCACCCGGTCCTTCCAGGGCTGGATGGTGCTGGGGGCCGCGCTCCTCTTCGGGGAGGCGTGGCCGACCTTCAAACGGGGGCGCACCTACCTGAAGGCCCGGCCCGCAATCGTCCGCTGGGATGGCGGGTGGGTCTACGCCCTGCGCCCCCTCTTCCGCCGCCTCGGGCTGGAGGAGGCCTGGATCCTGGGCTTTTGCGACTGGAACAACCTCAAGGTGGCCGAGGCCTTCCGGGAGCGGAAGGCCCGCAAGGCCCTCGTCCTCCTGCCCCACTGCATCCAGATGGCCCGGTGCAAGGCGGACGTGGTGACCGACCTTTCCACCTGCTACGCGTGCGGGCTCTGCGCCGTGGGGGACCTCCTCCCCCTCCGGCTCCAGCAGGGCTGGGACGTGCGCCTCTCCAACCGCAGCCACAAGGCCTACCGGGACGCCCGGGCCTTCGGGCCGGACCTCATCGTCGCCGTCAGCTGTTCCGACCGGCTCCTCAAGGGCATCGTCAAGCTCCCCGAGGTGCCCTGCTACGTCATCCCCCTGGCCCTCCCCCACGGCATGTGCGTGGACACGAGCTTCTCCGTCCCCGACCTGATGACCGCCATGGCGGGCCTGGTGGAGCCGCGCACCGCCCCCGACGGCGGCCGGGTCCTGCCCCTCCGCCAGGAAGGCATCGCCTGA
- a CDS encoding MlaD family protein, with product MKLETKVGAFFVASVGVLGLLILRMEKLEVFGGNSNARIATNFDQVAGLSLQSAVRVAGVKVGAVTAIELEGKRARVILTLPKDFKVYKDATASLSSIGILGEKYIELDPGHPEAGEVGQDGLIASRQGMSMDSLMESLGGISKDVKGITEALNKSIGGEEGRQKLDEIVDNIRVLTAEFRSMAQENHGAINSTMANVQQMSADLRDRLPKLAQQFEDLGRNLNQLVGENKPEVQGLLQDVRKLTANLQNTAENVRSITDKMNKGEGTIGKLLNDDSTVKKLNLAVDNVNSMLGGFRAMELNLDLNGARWTKRGDSKVGLGIDIVPSHDHWYSLELSSTPDGKISQYTSTVGKIDTATGAVVQVPVTTNTVNVDQTFTISAQFAKRLAENFVFTAGIVEGKGGAGAEFRAKDDRFRFGALAYDFSKRADKPNPRYRITTSYQFYKGFYAMAGLQDLANADLRTFFFGGGLRWKDEDLKKLVGLASVGK from the coding sequence ATGAAACTCGAAACCAAAGTAGGCGCCTTCTTCGTGGCCAGCGTCGGCGTCCTGGGGCTGCTCATCCTCCGGATGGAGAAGCTGGAGGTCTTCGGGGGCAACTCCAACGCCCGCATCGCGACCAACTTCGACCAGGTGGCGGGCCTCAGCCTCCAGAGCGCGGTGCGCGTCGCCGGCGTGAAGGTCGGGGCGGTCACGGCCATCGAGCTCGAGGGCAAGCGGGCCCGGGTGATCCTCACGCTGCCCAAGGACTTCAAGGTCTACAAGGACGCCACCGCCAGCCTCTCCAGCATCGGCATCCTCGGCGAGAAGTACATCGAGCTCGACCCGGGCCACCCCGAGGCGGGCGAGGTCGGCCAGGACGGGCTCATCGCCAGCCGCCAGGGCATGAGCATGGACAGCCTGATGGAGTCCCTCGGGGGCATCAGCAAGGACGTGAAGGGCATCACCGAGGCCCTGAACAAGTCCATCGGGGGCGAGGAGGGCCGGCAGAAGCTCGACGAGATCGTGGACAACATCCGGGTGCTCACGGCCGAATTCCGGTCCATGGCCCAGGAGAACCACGGCGCCATCAACAGCACCATGGCCAACGTCCAGCAGATGAGCGCGGACCTGCGGGACCGCCTGCCGAAGCTGGCCCAGCAGTTCGAGGACCTGGGCCGCAACCTGAACCAGCTCGTCGGCGAGAACAAGCCCGAGGTCCAGGGCCTCCTGCAGGACGTCCGCAAGCTCACCGCCAACCTCCAGAACACCGCCGAGAACGTCCGCAGCATCACCGACAAGATGAACAAGGGCGAGGGCACCATCGGCAAGCTGCTCAACGACGATTCCACCGTCAAGAAGCTCAACCTGGCCGTGGACAACGTCAACTCCATGCTGGGCGGCTTCCGGGCCATGGAGCTCAACCTGGACCTGAACGGGGCGCGCTGGACCAAGCGCGGCGACTCCAAGGTGGGCCTGGGCATCGACATCGTCCCCAGCCACGACCACTGGTACTCCCTGGAGCTCAGCTCCACCCCCGACGGCAAGATCAGCCAGTACACCAGCACCGTCGGCAAGATCGACACGGCCACGGGCGCCGTCGTCCAGGTCCCGGTCACGACGAACACCGTCAACGTCGACCAGACCTTCACCATCTCCGCCCAGTTCGCCAAGCGCCTGGCCGAGAACTTCGTCTTCACGGCCGGCATCGTGGAGGGCAAGGGCGGGGCCGGGGCCGAGTTCCGCGCCAAGGACGACCGCTTCCGCTTCGGGGCCCTGGCCTACGACTTCTCCAAGCGCGCGGACAAGCCCAACCCCCGCTACCGCATCACCACGAGCTACCAGTTCTACAAGGGCTTCTACGCCATGGCCGGCCTCCAGGACCTGGCCAACGCCGACCTGAGGACCTTCTTCTTCGGCGGCGGCCTGCGCTGGAAGGACGAGGACCTCAAGAAGCTTGTGGGGCTGGCCAGCGTCGGGAAATAA
- a CDS encoding ABC transporter ATP-binding protein has translation MPVIDVVNLSKSFGKLVVLSDVNLAVEEGESLVILGGSGTGKTVLLRCIMGLLTPDAGHVALEGKVIQGMARDELFEARKQIGMCFQMAALFDSMSVEENVGFALRRHTTMTKGEIADRVEECLNLVGLKGTQNLRPAQLSGGMKRRVGFARAIALKPKILLFDEPTTGLDPVMTDVIGRIIMDLKEGLGVTSITITHDLKSAFEIADRIALLFRGRCLAVQKPEDFRKNPDPVIQQFLRGEADGPFLQDPPPPPMHARKRPSSEAKP, from the coding sequence GTGCCCGTCATCGACGTCGTCAACCTCTCCAAGTCCTTCGGGAAGCTCGTGGTGCTTTCCGACGTCAACCTCGCGGTCGAGGAGGGCGAGAGCCTCGTCATCCTCGGCGGCAGCGGCACGGGCAAGACCGTGCTCCTGCGCTGCATCATGGGCCTGCTCACCCCCGACGCCGGGCACGTGGCGCTGGAGGGGAAGGTCATCCAGGGCATGGCCCGGGACGAGCTCTTCGAGGCGCGCAAGCAGATCGGCATGTGCTTCCAGATGGCCGCCCTGTTCGACTCCATGAGCGTGGAGGAGAACGTGGGCTTCGCGCTGCGCCGCCACACGACCATGACCAAGGGGGAAATCGCCGACCGGGTGGAGGAGTGCCTCAACCTCGTCGGCCTGAAGGGCACCCAGAACCTCCGGCCGGCCCAGCTCTCCGGCGGCATGAAGCGGCGCGTGGGCTTCGCGCGCGCCATCGCCCTCAAGCCCAAGATCCTCCTGTTCGACGAGCCGACCACGGGCCTCGACCCGGTCATGACCGACGTCATCGGCCGGATCATCATGGACCTCAAGGAGGGCCTGGGGGTCACGAGCATCACCATCACCCACGACCTCAAGAGCGCCTTCGAGATCGCCGACCGCATCGCCCTCCTCTTCCGGGGCAGGTGCCTGGCCGTCCAGAAGCCCGAGGACTTCCGGAAAAATCCCGATCCCGTCATCCAGCAGTTCCTGCGGGGGGAGGCCGACGGCCCCTTCCTGCAGGATCCGCCTCCGCCCCCCATGCACGCGCGGAAGCGTCCCTCCTCCGAGGCCAAGCCATGA
- a CDS encoding MlaE family ABC transporter permease produces MISKLLEQIGTRVLAWLEQAGDLVTLSGRTFVGVFRRPFDGANLLHQLQAVGVNSVPVVVLTSLAVSMVFAVQLAFGFKQFQAEGLAGQVEGLAVVRELAPVITGLMMAGRVGSAMAAELGTMQVTEQIDALECLATDPIHYLFVPRLLASLIMLPLLTAISIYVGYLGGYVLLVLVQGHSAWVYSQDFFKLIKGRDLLIALTKGLSFGLIIAMVGCWRGYRTRGGAEGVGNAPTSSVVTSSLWILVTDFFLTKLLLV; encoded by the coding sequence ATGATCAGCAAGCTCCTTGAACAGATCGGCACGCGGGTCCTCGCCTGGCTTGAACAGGCGGGCGACCTGGTGACCCTTTCCGGACGCACCTTCGTCGGGGTCTTCCGGCGGCCCTTCGACGGGGCCAACCTCCTCCACCAGCTCCAGGCGGTGGGGGTCAATTCCGTGCCCGTGGTGGTCCTCACCTCCCTGGCGGTGAGCATGGTGTTCGCGGTGCAGCTGGCCTTCGGCTTCAAGCAGTTCCAGGCCGAGGGCCTCGCCGGCCAGGTGGAGGGCCTGGCGGTGGTCCGGGAGCTGGCCCCGGTGATCACGGGCCTGATGATGGCCGGCCGGGTGGGCAGCGCCATGGCGGCGGAGCTGGGGACGATGCAGGTCACCGAGCAGATCGACGCCCTGGAGTGCCTGGCCACGGATCCCATCCACTACCTCTTCGTGCCCCGGCTGCTGGCGAGCCTGATCATGCTGCCGCTGCTGACGGCGATCTCCATCTACGTGGGCTACCTGGGCGGCTACGTGCTGCTGGTGCTGGTCCAGGGCCACTCCGCCTGGGTCTACAGCCAGGACTTCTTCAAGCTGATCAAGGGCCGGGACCTCCTCATCGCCCTCACCAAGGGGCTGTCCTTCGGCCTGATCATCGCCATGGTGGGCTGCTGGCGGGGCTACCGGACCCGGGGCGGCGCCGAGGGCGTCGGCAACGCGCCGACGTCCAGCGTGGTCACGTCCAGCCTCTGGATCCTCGTGACCGACTTCTTCCTCACCAAGCTCCTCCTCGTCTGA
- the glmU gene encoding bifunctional UDP-N-acetylglucosamine diphosphorylase/glucosamine-1-phosphate N-acetyltransferase GlmU — protein sequence MSTVALVLAAGLGKRMKSALPKVLHPVLGDPSLLWTLRALPASVDHAVVVVHHGKAQVEAALAGWAAAGLLPCPATSVDQGEPLGTGHAVGSAAAELDRLGAERVVILCGDVPLVRRETVAALAASAGSVLAMDLEDPAGYGRVLQNPDGTLAAIVEHKDATEAQRAIRRVNGGAYGLPWGPLREALGRLRNDNAQGEYYLTDAVMDVASRVPVAVDLCEPAEMLGMNARSDQAQLQRFAQERINRRWMDEGVTFLDPATTLVGPRAVLAMDVTLGPGARLEGEVRVGAGASVGQGCVVSDSTVGENAEIRPYCVVNRSRVGAGAQVGPFAHLREGSELADRVHVGNFVETKKTLLKEGAKANHLSYLGDAEVGERTNIGAGFISCNYDGFNKHRTVIGRDVFVGSDCQLVAPVTLGDGCLVGAGSTITEDVPADALVLTRAPLTLKEGGAARLRERLKALKRG from the coding sequence ATGTCCACCGTCGCCCTCGTTCTCGCCGCCGGCCTCGGCAAGCGCATGAAGTCCGCCCTGCCCAAGGTGCTCCACCCCGTCCTCGGCGACCCGTCCCTTCTGTGGACCCTGCGCGCCCTGCCGGCCTCGGTGGACCACGCCGTGGTCGTGGTGCACCACGGGAAGGCCCAGGTCGAGGCCGCCCTCGCGGGCTGGGCCGCGGCGGGCCTCCTGCCCTGCCCCGCCACCTCCGTGGACCAGGGCGAGCCCCTGGGCACGGGCCACGCCGTCGGCAGCGCCGCGGCCGAGCTGGACCGGCTCGGCGCGGAGCGGGTCGTGATCCTCTGCGGCGACGTGCCCCTGGTGCGCCGGGAGACCGTGGCGGCCCTGGCCGCCTCCGCCGGGTCCGTGCTGGCCATGGACCTGGAGGATCCGGCCGGGTACGGCCGCGTGCTCCAGAACCCGGACGGGACGCTGGCCGCCATCGTGGAGCACAAGGACGCCACCGAGGCCCAGCGCGCCATCCGGCGCGTCAACGGGGGCGCCTACGGCCTCCCCTGGGGGCCCCTGCGCGAGGCCCTGGGGCGCCTGCGCAACGACAACGCCCAGGGCGAGTACTACCTCACGGACGCGGTGATGGACGTGGCCTCCCGGGTTCCCGTGGCGGTGGACCTCTGCGAGCCCGCCGAGATGCTGGGCATGAACGCCCGGTCCGACCAGGCCCAGCTCCAGCGCTTCGCCCAGGAGCGCATCAACCGCCGCTGGATGGACGAGGGCGTCACCTTCCTGGACCCCGCCACGACCCTGGTGGGCCCCCGCGCCGTCCTGGCCATGGACGTGACCCTGGGCCCCGGGGCGCGCCTGGAGGGGGAGGTCCGGGTCGGCGCCGGGGCCTCCGTGGGCCAGGGCTGCGTGGTGTCCGACAGCACCGTCGGGGAGAACGCCGAGATCCGGCCCTACTGCGTCGTCAACCGGTCCCGGGTCGGGGCGGGCGCCCAGGTGGGCCCCTTCGCGCACCTGCGGGAGGGATCGGAGCTGGCCGACCGCGTCCACGTGGGCAATTTCGTGGAGACCAAGAAGACCCTCCTGAAGGAGGGGGCCAAGGCCAATCACCTGAGCTACCTGGGGGATGCCGAGGTGGGCGAGCGCACCAACATCGGCGCCGGCTTCATCTCCTGCAACTATGACGGCTTCAACAAGCACCGCACCGTCATCGGCCGGGACGTGTTCGTGGGCTCCGACTGCCAGCTGGTGGCCCCCGTGACCCTGGGCGACGGCTGCCTCGTGGGGGCCGGGTCCACCATCACGGAGGACGTGCCCGCGGACGCCCTCGTCCTGACGCGCGCGCCCCTGACCTTGAAGGAGGGGGGCGCCGCCCGCCTCCGGGAACGGTTGAAGGCCCTCAAGCGGGGTTGA
- a CDS encoding PAS domain-containing protein: protein MRGQDLLLALLLAVPPWVGFLLFRYRRRAVVPYSTFMGGILAVLSIPWPQLGTRGLPAAHLGGALLGFTLFLQALREGRQGVRNLAVGLAGATFFAWLIGTLVGMDMRSVPAFWGTALLEAVLWLLLSDLGYRLTRGRWLAVRMPAAGAAAFLAVTAIYHIFTPGTPPFSWGASFLAGLLLGAVALHQLRWLREQGIWVEGRGDGLRTALSALEGDQPPEGPTLAYAIEARQPMFLVNEKGFLLETNTAFSRLVGLPRHQMKGFQVQDLFQGAETPVWEDLRRQLLQDARGSAAATLVRRDATFAPAGLEAVAFDRNLALVWVVDKAPGTLALRGDDAPAGLAAHAAGTAAPHRLQAQAVLEALVPDLRRMLPPEIDVGLRIRPLTLILEEAPLRQALVQLTLHGRQALREGRVVLVLEPVELGGRRMARLSLDLEGTKAPWEGDFLGLTWLHQTVRDCGGILLVDRDAQGWVSPRLLLPRLGRDAAAAEGPLTGRTAWILHRDPALARAVEEEIREAGGDPVTFHSLRAFLAAARGARPPQVLVLERTRTLERYQARLCALLGQAVPALLLDDGRPLPQGDRAPSRLALLEPPFPGPDLVTSLLALLQ, encoded by the coding sequence ATGAGGGGCCAGGACCTCCTTCTCGCCCTCCTGCTGGCGGTGCCGCCCTGGGTGGGTTTCCTGCTCTTCCGGTACCGGCGCCGGGCCGTGGTCCCCTACAGCACCTTCATGGGGGGCATCCTGGCGGTGCTGAGCATCCCCTGGCCCCAGCTGGGCACGCGCGGCCTGCCAGCCGCCCACCTGGGCGGGGCCCTGCTCGGCTTCACCCTCTTCCTCCAGGCCCTGCGGGAGGGGCGGCAGGGGGTCCGCAACCTCGCGGTCGGGCTCGCGGGGGCCACCTTCTTCGCGTGGCTCATCGGCACCCTGGTGGGCATGGACATGCGGTCGGTGCCGGCCTTCTGGGGCACGGCCCTGCTGGAGGCGGTCCTCTGGCTCCTCCTCAGCGACCTGGGCTACCGCCTCACCCGGGGCCGGTGGCTCGCGGTCCGGATGCCCGCGGCCGGGGCCGCCGCGTTCCTGGCGGTGACGGCCATCTACCACATCTTCACCCCGGGCACGCCGCCCTTCTCCTGGGGGGCCTCCTTCCTGGCGGGCCTCCTCCTGGGCGCGGTGGCGCTCCATCAGCTCCGATGGCTGCGGGAGCAGGGCATCTGGGTGGAGGGCCGCGGCGACGGCCTGCGCACGGCGCTTTCGGCCCTGGAGGGGGACCAGCCCCCGGAGGGCCCCACCCTCGCCTACGCCATCGAGGCGCGCCAGCCCATGTTCCTGGTCAACGAAAAGGGCTTCCTCCTGGAGACGAACACGGCCTTCAGCCGCCTCGTGGGCCTGCCCCGGCACCAGATGAAGGGCTTCCAGGTGCAGGACCTCTTCCAGGGGGCCGAGACCCCGGTGTGGGAGGACCTCCGCCGGCAGCTCCTCCAGGACGCGCGGGGCAGCGCGGCGGCCACCCTGGTGCGCCGGGACGCGACCTTCGCCCCCGCCGGGCTCGAGGCGGTGGCCTTCGACCGGAACCTGGCCCTCGTGTGGGTCGTGGACAAGGCGCCGGGCACCCTCGCCCTCCGCGGGGACGATGCCCCCGCCGGCCTCGCGGCCCACGCCGCCGGAACGGCGGCGCCGCACCGGCTGCAGGCCCAGGCGGTCCTGGAGGCCCTGGTTCCGGACCTGCGGCGCATGCTGCCGCCGGAGATCGACGTGGGGCTCCGGATCCGGCCCCTCACCCTGATCCTGGAGGAGGCGCCCCTGCGCCAGGCCCTGGTGCAGCTCACCCTCCACGGCCGGCAGGCCCTGCGGGAGGGGCGCGTGGTGCTGGTCCTGGAGCCCGTGGAGCTCGGAGGCCGGCGCATGGCCCGCCTCTCCCTCGACCTGGAGGGGACGAAGGCGCCCTGGGAGGGCGACTTCCTCGGCCTGACCTGGCTCCACCAGACGGTGCGGGACTGCGGAGGCATCCTCCTGGTGGACCGGGACGCCCAGGGCTGGGTCTCGCCCCGGCTCCTCCTGCCCCGCCTGGGCCGGGACGCGGCCGCCGCCGAGGGGCCCCTGACGGGCCGGACGGCCTGGATCCTCCACCGGGACCCCGCCCTCGCGCGAGCCGTGGAGGAGGAGATCCGCGAGGCCGGGGGCGACCCGGTCACCTTCCATTCCCTGCGCGCCTTCCTCGCCGCCGCCCGCGGCGCCCGCCCCCCCCAGGTCCTGGTGCTGGAGCGCACCCGCACCCTGGAGCGGTACCAGGCCCGCCTCTGCGCCCTGCTGGGCCAGGCCGTGCCGGCCCTCCTCCTGGACGACGGCCGGCCCCTGCCCCAGGGGGACCGCGCCCCTTCCCGTCTCGCGCTGCTGGAGCCGCCCTTCCCCGGGCCGGACCTGGTCACGAGCCTGCTCGCCCTGCTGCAATAG
- a CDS encoding PdxA family dehydrogenase: METRLVVTLGDPCGIGPELLLKALPELAAASRITVCGSRAGVDLLAGGPIPFAWREGPEGPELEVAGARARWIDPDPALGRDRLSLGQGSAASGRAAVEGVRAGAREVLEGRGDALVTLPLAKAAAHAAGYAIPGHTEFLQELAGAPRVQMAFVAPRFSVVLHTVHQSLRSVIEGLDRHAVAETLSFSADRFAQLTGAPGPRVALCALNPHAGEGGAFGHEDERLVEAVADAQAWAGSGRWASFPSPFPPGPAPEGWRLFPERPAPMPGDRPTFSGPHPSDTLFLRAWRGEFDLVVALYHDQGLIPIKVLEPETAVNLTLGLPFVRTSPDHGTAFGIAGRWQADPANFIQAATLGARLGLRAARR, translated from the coding sequence GGTGTGCGGGAGCCGGGCGGGGGTGGATCTCCTGGCGGGGGGCCCCATCCCCTTCGCCTGGCGCGAGGGGCCGGAGGGCCCCGAGCTGGAGGTGGCCGGGGCCCGCGCGCGCTGGATCGACCCGGACCCCGCCCTCGGCCGGGACCGGCTCTCCTTGGGCCAGGGGAGCGCGGCCTCGGGCCGCGCCGCCGTGGAGGGGGTGCGGGCCGGGGCCCGCGAGGTCCTGGAGGGGCGCGGGGACGCCCTGGTCACCCTGCCCCTGGCCAAGGCGGCGGCCCACGCCGCCGGCTACGCCATCCCGGGCCACACGGAGTTCCTCCAGGAGCTGGCCGGCGCGCCCCGGGTGCAGATGGCCTTCGTGGCGCCCCGGTTCTCCGTGGTCCTGCACACCGTCCACCAGAGCCTCCGCTCCGTGATCGAGGGCCTGGACCGGCACGCGGTGGCGGAGACCCTGTCCTTCTCGGCCGATCGGTTCGCCCAGCTGACCGGCGCGCCGGGGCCCCGGGTGGCCCTCTGCGCCCTGAACCCCCACGCGGGCGAGGGGGGCGCCTTCGGCCACGAGGACGAGCGCCTCGTGGAGGCCGTGGCCGACGCCCAGGCCTGGGCCGGGTCCGGCCGGTGGGCGTCCTTCCCGTCGCCCTTCCCCCCCGGGCCGGCGCCCGAGGGCTGGCGCCTCTTCCCGGAGCGCCCCGCCCCCATGCCGGGTGACCGGCCGACCTTCAGCGGGCCCCACCCCTCCGACACCCTCTTCCTCCGGGCCTGGCGCGGGGAGTTCGACCTGGTGGTGGCCCTGTACCACGACCAGGGGCTCATCCCCATCAAGGTCCTGGAGCCGGAGACGGCGGTGAACCTGACCCTGGGCCTGCCCTTCGTGCGCACGTCCCCGGATCACGGGACGGCCTTCGGCATCGCCGGCCGCTGGCAGGCGGATCCCGCCAACTTCATCCAGGCCGCCACCCTCGGTGCCCGCCTGGGTCTCCGGGCCGCTCGCCGATGA